One genomic window of Salvia miltiorrhiza cultivar Shanhuang (shh) chromosome 4, IMPLAD_Smil_shh, whole genome shotgun sequence includes the following:
- the LOC131020144 gene encoding uncharacterized protein LOC131020144 isoform X1, with translation MICSAFPKPRISIPNERVFRSNISAILIPRLKFNKVPLITKTCYLKPPKLISVKTGMMTKASDGATVMLTSGASGRINALLSLRALRSVLRLISAFFLILLLPFRGRKRCAAVGAAPESPEKGGGKEEKALATTGKVVTVPAAMVPMKSVAAVVDKDVAARRALAIKRVEEDNGGGDNEGTARAYSLFITSRGDTIFTQSWTPVVVQVRGLVVLLHGLNEHSGRYDAFAKKLNANGFKVYGMDWIGHGGSDGLHAYVHSLDDAVNDMKLFLSKVLAENPGLPCFCFGHSTGGAIILKAALDPKVKQRVAGIILTSPAIGVQPSHPIFAVLAPVFSFLFPRFQFSAANKRGIAVSRDPDALVAKYSDPLVFTGAIRVRTGYEILRITAYLQQNLSRLTVPFLVLHGSDDSVTDPGASQKLYKEASSSDKNIVLYEGLLHDLLFEREKEEIMEHIISWLNSRV, from the exons ATGATTTGCTCGGCATTTCCGAAACCTAGAATTTCAATTCCAAATGAGCGTGTTTTCCGATCAAATATTAGCGCAATCTTAATTCCGAGATTAAAATTCAACAAAGTTCCATTAATCACGAAAACGTGTTATCTCAAACCGCCGAAGCTGATATCCGTTAAAACCGGAATGATGACGAAAGCAAGCGACGGAGCCACCGTAATGCTGACCTCAGGCGCGAGCGGGAGAATCAATGCGCTGCTGTCTCTACGCGCGTTGAGGAGCGTATTGCGGCTGATCAGCGCGTTTTTCCTGATCCTCCTCCTGCCGTTCCGCGGGAGGAAGCGGTGCGCAGCGGTGGGTGCCGCGCCCGAGTCTCCGGAGAAAGGCGGCGGGAAGGAGGAAAAGGCCCTGGCTACGACGGGTAAGGTGGTGACTGTGCCGGCGGCGATGGTCCCGATGAAGAGCGTGGCGGCGGTTGTTGACAAAGATGTGGCGGCGCGGAGGGCGCTGGCGATTAAGAGAGTGGAGGAGGATAACGGAGGTGGAGATAATGAGGGTACGGCGAGGGCGTATTCGTTGTTTATTACGTCGAGAGGTGATACTATTTTTACTCAGTCATGGACGCCCGTTGTGGTTCAAGTCAG GGGACTGGTCGTTCTCTTgcatggtctcaatgaacacAG TGGAAGATATGATGCGTTCGCCAAGAAACTAAATGCAAATGGTTTCAAAGTTTACGGAATGGACTGGATTG GACATGGTGGCAGCGATGGATTGCACGCCTATGTTCATTCTCTTGATGATGCAGTTAATGATATG AAATTGTTTCTCAGCAAGGTTTTAGCTGAAAATCCAGGACTTCCGTGCTTCTGCTTTGGACATTCCACTGGTGGGGCTATAATTTTGAAG GCAGCACTTGATCCGAAAGTGAAACAGCGCGTAGCAGGCATAATATTAACTTCGCCTGCCATAGGAGTTCAGCCATCCCATCCAATTTTTGCT GTGCTGGCTCCGGTGTTTTCCTTCTTGTTTCCTCGTTTTCAATTCAGTGCGGCAAACAAGAGAGGCATTGCAGTCTCAAGAGATCCAGATGCACTAGTGGCAAAGTATTCAGATCCACTAGTATTCACTGGAGCCATTAGAGTAAGAACGGGCTATGAAATTCTTAGGATAACGGCATACTTGCAGCAGAACTTAAGCAGGCTGACAGTGCCGTTTCTTGTTCTTCACGGCAGTGATGATTCAGTAACCGACCCTGGAGCATCCCAGAAGCTGTACAAGGAGGCTTCATCGAGTGACAAAAACATTGTGCTCTATGAAGGGCTCCTGCATGATCTACTTTTCGAGCGAGAGAAGGAAGAGATCATGGAGCACATAATATCATGGCTGAACAGCAGAGTGTGA
- the LOC131020144 gene encoding uncharacterized protein LOC131020144 isoform X2, translating to MICSAFPKPRISIPNERVFRSNISAILIPRLKFNKVPLITKTCYLKPPKLISVKTGMMTKASDGATVMLTSGASGRINALLSLRALRSVLRLISAFFLILLLPFRGRKRCAAVGAAPESPEKGGGKEEKALATTGKVVTVPAAMVPMKSVAAVVDKDVAARRALAIKRVEEDNGGGDNEGTARAYSLFITSRGDTIFTQSWTPVVVQVRGLVVLLHGLNEHSGRYDAFAKKLNANGFKVYGMDWIGHGGSDGLHAYVHSLDDAVNDMKLFLSKVLAENPGLPCFCFGHSTGGAIILKAALDPKVKQRVAGIILTSPAIGVQPSHPIFAVLAPVFSFLFPRFQFSAANKRGIAVSRDPDALVAKYSDPLVFTGAIR from the exons ATGATTTGCTCGGCATTTCCGAAACCTAGAATTTCAATTCCAAATGAGCGTGTTTTCCGATCAAATATTAGCGCAATCTTAATTCCGAGATTAAAATTCAACAAAGTTCCATTAATCACGAAAACGTGTTATCTCAAACCGCCGAAGCTGATATCCGTTAAAACCGGAATGATGACGAAAGCAAGCGACGGAGCCACCGTAATGCTGACCTCAGGCGCGAGCGGGAGAATCAATGCGCTGCTGTCTCTACGCGCGTTGAGGAGCGTATTGCGGCTGATCAGCGCGTTTTTCCTGATCCTCCTCCTGCCGTTCCGCGGGAGGAAGCGGTGCGCAGCGGTGGGTGCCGCGCCCGAGTCTCCGGAGAAAGGCGGCGGGAAGGAGGAAAAGGCCCTGGCTACGACGGGTAAGGTGGTGACTGTGCCGGCGGCGATGGTCCCGATGAAGAGCGTGGCGGCGGTTGTTGACAAAGATGTGGCGGCGCGGAGGGCGCTGGCGATTAAGAGAGTGGAGGAGGATAACGGAGGTGGAGATAATGAGGGTACGGCGAGGGCGTATTCGTTGTTTATTACGTCGAGAGGTGATACTATTTTTACTCAGTCATGGACGCCCGTTGTGGTTCAAGTCAG GGGACTGGTCGTTCTCTTgcatggtctcaatgaacacAG TGGAAGATATGATGCGTTCGCCAAGAAACTAAATGCAAATGGTTTCAAAGTTTACGGAATGGACTGGATTG GACATGGTGGCAGCGATGGATTGCACGCCTATGTTCATTCTCTTGATGATGCAGTTAATGATATG AAATTGTTTCTCAGCAAGGTTTTAGCTGAAAATCCAGGACTTCCGTGCTTCTGCTTTGGACATTCCACTGGTGGGGCTATAATTTTGAAG GCAGCACTTGATCCGAAAGTGAAACAGCGCGTAGCAGGCATAATATTAACTTCGCCTGCCATAGGAGTTCAGCCATCCCATCCAATTTTTGCT GTGCTGGCTCCGGTGTTTTCCTTCTTGTTTCCTCGTTTTCAATTCAGTGCGGCAAACAAGAGAGGCATTGCAGTCTCAAGAGATCCAGATGCACTAGTGGCAAAGTATTCAGATCCACTAGTATTCACTGGAGCCATTAGA TGA
- the LOC131020145 gene encoding type IV inositol polyphosphate 5-phosphatase 9-like isoform X2 yields the protein MVAELIMEASNILRKRVVDDSFIPHFGNMPETSAQNSNQAYFSSQEYCIPQGSFEVFVGSWNVGGIRPPDNLNLDKWLSTQDTMADIYVLGFQEIVPLTAGNILAAENSDISKHWNSLIKAALNKRTLTEDTLQKTEVGESQRIYPLRTQSSIKSNATDYKCIINKQMVGIYITMWARTDLHQYISNLGVSCVGCGILGRLGNKGSVSIRFCLHETSFCFVCSHLASGGKEGDERHRNADAAHILARTLFPPEPLQHLPRKILDHEIHLPEDTTRSLVKNKEWSLLLKNDQLRAEMNKGRVFEEWHEELIEFAPTYKYDRNSDDYYGSDHKIKVKRMRAPAWCDRIIWFGKGLKQIQYNRVESRLSDHRPVYARFTAYVEVSKLPGMQGSNLSSRTADSETNLYLSKSE from the exons ATGGTTGCAGAGCTTATCATGGAGGCAAGTAATATCCTTAGGAAAAGAGTGGTCGATGATTCTTTCATTCCACACTTTGGTAATATGCCAGAAACTTCAGCACAAAACTCAAATCAAGCTTACTTCAGCTCCCAAGAGTATTGTATTCCTCAAGGATCTTTCGA AGTGTTTGTAGGCTCTTGGAATGTAGGAGGCATCCGACCTCCAGACAACTTGAACCTCGACAAGTGGCTCAGTACTCAAGACACCATGGCAGATATATATGTGTTGGG GTTTCAAGAAATTGTACCTCTCACTGCTGGAAATATTTTGGCGGCAGAAAATAGTGATATTTCAAAGCACTGGAACTCTTTAATCAAAGCGGCCCTCAACAAGAGAACACTAACGGAAGATACATTACAAAAGACAGAAGTTGGAGAGTCACAAAGAATTTATCCCCTAAGAACACAGAGTTCTATCAAGTCAAATGCCACAGATTATAAATgcataataaataaacaaatggTAGGAATCTATATTACCATGTGGGCAAGAACCGACCTACACCAGTACATCAGCAATCTGGGTGTCTCATGTGTTGGATGTGGTATCTTGGGGCGCCTGGGAAACAAG GGTTCAGTCTCCATCAGATTTTGCTTGCATGAAACAAGCTTTTGTTTTGTATGTAGCCATTTGGCTTCAGGTGGTAAAGAAGGTGATGAGAGACACCGAAATGCAGATGCAGCACATATATTGGCGCGCACCCTATTTCCACCTGAACCCCTCCAGCATTTGCCCAGAAAAATTCTAGACCATGA GATTCACCTGCCTGAGGATACAACAAGATCCTTGGTGAAGAATAAAGAATGGAGCTTATTGTTAAAAAATGAtcag CTGAGAGCTGAGATGAACAAAGGACGTGTCTTTGAGGAATGGCATGAAGAACTAATTGAGTTTGCACCTACATATAAATATGACCGGAACTCAGATGACTATTATGGATCCGATCACAAAATAAAAGTGAAGAGAATGCGAGCTCCTGCATG GTGTGATAGAATAATTTGGTTTGGCAAAGGACTGAAGCAGATCCAGTACAACAGAGTTGAATCTAGATTATCTGATCATAGGCCTGTTTACGCAAGGTTCACTGCATATGTTGAGGTGTCTAAACTCCCAGGAATGCAAGGCAGCAACTTGTCAAGCAGAACTGCTGATTCAGAAACCAATTTATATTTAAGTAAATCTGAATGA
- the LOC131020145 gene encoding type IV inositol polyphosphate 5-phosphatase 9-like isoform X1, which produces MVAELIMEASNILRKRVVDDSFIPHFGNMPETSAQNSNQAYFSSQEYCIPQGSFEVFVGSWNVGGIRPPDNLNLDKWLSTQDTMADIYVLGFQEIVPLTAGNILAAENSDISKHWNSLIKAALNKRTLTEDTLQKTEVGESQRIYPLRTQSSIKSNATDYKCIINKQMVGIYITMWARTDLHQYISNLGVSCVGCGILGRLGNKGSVSIRFCLHETSFCFVCSHLASGGKEGDERHRNADAAHILARTLFPPEPLQHLPRKILDHDRVIWLGDLNYRIHLPEDTTRSLVKNKEWSLLLKNDQLRAEMNKGRVFEEWHEELIEFAPTYKYDRNSDDYYGSDHKIKVKRMRAPAWCDRIIWFGKGLKQIQYNRVESRLSDHRPVYARFTAYVEVSKLPGMQGSNLSSRTADSETNLYLSKSE; this is translated from the exons ATGGTTGCAGAGCTTATCATGGAGGCAAGTAATATCCTTAGGAAAAGAGTGGTCGATGATTCTTTCATTCCACACTTTGGTAATATGCCAGAAACTTCAGCACAAAACTCAAATCAAGCTTACTTCAGCTCCCAAGAGTATTGTATTCCTCAAGGATCTTTCGA AGTGTTTGTAGGCTCTTGGAATGTAGGAGGCATCCGACCTCCAGACAACTTGAACCTCGACAAGTGGCTCAGTACTCAAGACACCATGGCAGATATATATGTGTTGGG GTTTCAAGAAATTGTACCTCTCACTGCTGGAAATATTTTGGCGGCAGAAAATAGTGATATTTCAAAGCACTGGAACTCTTTAATCAAAGCGGCCCTCAACAAGAGAACACTAACGGAAGATACATTACAAAAGACAGAAGTTGGAGAGTCACAAAGAATTTATCCCCTAAGAACACAGAGTTCTATCAAGTCAAATGCCACAGATTATAAATgcataataaataaacaaatggTAGGAATCTATATTACCATGTGGGCAAGAACCGACCTACACCAGTACATCAGCAATCTGGGTGTCTCATGTGTTGGATGTGGTATCTTGGGGCGCCTGGGAAACAAG GGTTCAGTCTCCATCAGATTTTGCTTGCATGAAACAAGCTTTTGTTTTGTATGTAGCCATTTGGCTTCAGGTGGTAAAGAAGGTGATGAGAGACACCGAAATGCAGATGCAGCACATATATTGGCGCGCACCCTATTTCCACCTGAACCCCTCCAGCATTTGCCCAGAAAAATTCTAGACCATGA CCGGGTGATTTGGCTAGGTGACTTAAATTACAGGATTCACCTGCCTGAGGATACAACAAGATCCTTGGTGAAGAATAAAGAATGGAGCTTATTGTTAAAAAATGAtcag CTGAGAGCTGAGATGAACAAAGGACGTGTCTTTGAGGAATGGCATGAAGAACTAATTGAGTTTGCACCTACATATAAATATGACCGGAACTCAGATGACTATTATGGATCCGATCACAAAATAAAAGTGAAGAGAATGCGAGCTCCTGCATG GTGTGATAGAATAATTTGGTTTGGCAAAGGACTGAAGCAGATCCAGTACAACAGAGTTGAATCTAGATTATCTGATCATAGGCCTGTTTACGCAAGGTTCACTGCATATGTTGAGGTGTCTAAACTCCCAGGAATGCAAGGCAGCAACTTGTCAAGCAGAACTGCTGATTCAGAAACCAATTTATATTTAAGTAAATCTGAATGA
- the LOC131020146 gene encoding uncharacterized protein LOC131020146 isoform X2: MRGKEHKNLLKWKLEERVAREQERRREERQILEKKKATENRIKAASSVKDHLTNFPHFRHYRGNGLHAHLESGRGDRLPVRTKQYIQNLLKLNMEAPFGSEWPDEEKIKRRDTVAPEARYIFVHEVSDEDADKVSELRDMGKACNCNGPIVGFVHYRFTLEEEVPVLYVYELQLEHRVQGKGLGKFLMQLIELIASQNGMGAVVLTVQRANPLAMNFYIQKLRYTIAAISPSKVNPLGPERNYEILCAPRYHIQHMRHPDC, translated from the exons ATGCGAGGGAAAGAACACAAGAATTTGCTCAAATGGAAGCTGGAGGAAAGAGTTGCGAGAGAGCAAGAAAGAAGACGCGAAGAGAG GCAGATACTGGAGAAGAAGAAAGCAACCGAGAACAGGATCAAAGCTGCTTCTTCGGTGAAAGATCATCTCACTAATTTCCCGCATTTTCGTCACTATCGAGGAAACG GATTGCATGCACATTTAGAGTCAGGACGTGGCGATAGGCTCCCAGTTCGTACAAAACAATACATTCAAAACCTTCTTAAG TTAAATATGGAGGCACCTTTTGGATCAGAGTGGCCAGATGAAGAAAAGATCAAGAGACGGGATACGGTTGCACCAGAAGCTCGTTACATATTTGTGCACGAGGTATCGGATGAGGATGCTGATAAAGTGTCAGAATTAAGGGACATGGGGAAGGCATGCAACTGTAATGGCCCTATTGTTGGTTTTGTACATTACCGATTCACTCTGGAGGAAGAAGTGCCTGTACTTTATGTCTATGAATTACAGCTTGAGCATCGTGTTCAAGGAAAGGGACTAGGAAAATTCTTAATGCAACTAATTGAGCTTATTGCTTCTCAG AATGGAATGGGTGCTGTGGTTCTAACTGTCCAAAGAGCAAATCCATTAGCAATGAACTTTTATATCCAGAAACTGAG GTACACAATTGCTGCAATTTCACCCTCAAAAGTTAATCCG TTGGGTCCAGAGAGAAACTATGAGATACTTT GCGCCCCAAGATACCACATCCAACACATGAGACACCCAGATTGCTGA
- the LOC131020146 gene encoding uncharacterized protein LOC131020146 isoform X1 has protein sequence MRGKEHKNLLKWKLEERVAREQERRREERQILEKKKATENRIKAASSVKDHLTNFPHFRHYRGNGLHAHLESGRGDRLPVRTKQYIQNLLKLNMEAPFGSEWPDEEKIKRRDTVAPEARYIFVHEVSDEDADKVSELRDMGKACNCNGPIVGFVHYRFTLEEEVPVLYVYELQLEHRVQGKGLGKFLMQLIELIASQNGMGAVVLTVQRANPLAMNFYIQKLRYTIAAISPSKVNPLGPERNYEILCKSLDHEAQAVLEAPQDTTSNT, from the exons ATGCGAGGGAAAGAACACAAGAATTTGCTCAAATGGAAGCTGGAGGAAAGAGTTGCGAGAGAGCAAGAAAGAAGACGCGAAGAGAG GCAGATACTGGAGAAGAAGAAAGCAACCGAGAACAGGATCAAAGCTGCTTCTTCGGTGAAAGATCATCTCACTAATTTCCCGCATTTTCGTCACTATCGAGGAAACG GATTGCATGCACATTTAGAGTCAGGACGTGGCGATAGGCTCCCAGTTCGTACAAAACAATACATTCAAAACCTTCTTAAG TTAAATATGGAGGCACCTTTTGGATCAGAGTGGCCAGATGAAGAAAAGATCAAGAGACGGGATACGGTTGCACCAGAAGCTCGTTACATATTTGTGCACGAGGTATCGGATGAGGATGCTGATAAAGTGTCAGAATTAAGGGACATGGGGAAGGCATGCAACTGTAATGGCCCTATTGTTGGTTTTGTACATTACCGATTCACTCTGGAGGAAGAAGTGCCTGTACTTTATGTCTATGAATTACAGCTTGAGCATCGTGTTCAAGGAAAGGGACTAGGAAAATTCTTAATGCAACTAATTGAGCTTATTGCTTCTCAG AATGGAATGGGTGCTGTGGTTCTAACTGTCCAAAGAGCAAATCCATTAGCAATGAACTTTTATATCCAGAAACTGAG GTACACAATTGCTGCAATTTCACCCTCAAAAGTTAATCCG TTGGGTCCAGAGAGAAACTATGAGATACTTTGTAAGTCATTAGACCATGAAGCTCAGGCAGTCTTGGAG GCGCCCCAAGATACCACATCCAACACATGA
- the LOC131020146 gene encoding uncharacterized protein LOC131020146 isoform X3 → MEAGGKSCERARKKTRREILEKKKATENRIKAASSVKDHLTNFPHFRHYRGNGLHAHLESGRGDRLPVRTKQYIQNLLKLNMEAPFGSEWPDEEKIKRRDTVAPEARYIFVHEVSDEDADKVSELRDMGKACNCNGPIVGFVHYRFTLEEEVPVLYVYELQLEHRVQGKGLGKFLMQLIELIASQNGMGAVVLTVQRANPLAMNFYIQKLRYTIAAISPSKVNPLGPERNYEILCKSLDHEAQAVLEAPQDTTSNT, encoded by the exons ATGGAAGCTGGAGGAAAGAGTTGCGAGAGAGCAAGAAAGAAGACGCGAAGAGAG ATACTGGAGAAGAAGAAAGCAACCGAGAACAGGATCAAAGCTGCTTCTTCGGTGAAAGATCATCTCACTAATTTCCCGCATTTTCGTCACTATCGAGGAAACG GATTGCATGCACATTTAGAGTCAGGACGTGGCGATAGGCTCCCAGTTCGTACAAAACAATACATTCAAAACCTTCTTAAG TTAAATATGGAGGCACCTTTTGGATCAGAGTGGCCAGATGAAGAAAAGATCAAGAGACGGGATACGGTTGCACCAGAAGCTCGTTACATATTTGTGCACGAGGTATCGGATGAGGATGCTGATAAAGTGTCAGAATTAAGGGACATGGGGAAGGCATGCAACTGTAATGGCCCTATTGTTGGTTTTGTACATTACCGATTCACTCTGGAGGAAGAAGTGCCTGTACTTTATGTCTATGAATTACAGCTTGAGCATCGTGTTCAAGGAAAGGGACTAGGAAAATTCTTAATGCAACTAATTGAGCTTATTGCTTCTCAG AATGGAATGGGTGCTGTGGTTCTAACTGTCCAAAGAGCAAATCCATTAGCAATGAACTTTTATATCCAGAAACTGAG GTACACAATTGCTGCAATTTCACCCTCAAAAGTTAATCCG TTGGGTCCAGAGAGAAACTATGAGATACTTTGTAAGTCATTAGACCATGAAGCTCAGGCAGTCTTGGAG GCGCCCCAAGATACCACATCCAACACATGA
- the LOC131020147 gene encoding cyclin-dependent kinase D-3-like isoform X1 translates to MADMDQLLTKKVADRYLKREVLGEGTYGVVYKAIDTKTGQVVAIKKIRLGKQKEGVNFTALREIKLLKELKDPNIIELIDAFPHKGNLHLVFEFMETDLEAVIRDRNIVLSPADIKSYIQMTLKGLSFCHKKWVLHRDMKPNNLLIGPGGQLKLADFGLARIFGSPDRRFTHQVFARWYRAPELLFGAKQYGPGVDVWAAACIFAELLLRRPFLQGNSDIDQLGKIFAAFGTPKPSQWSDMVYLPDYVEYQHVPGQPMRTLFPMASDDCLDLLGKMFMYDPKARISAQQALEHRYFSSIPPPTEPALLPRPPPKKEPVNPKVSDFNPLDGPTVLSPPRKQRRVMPHREGFDVNAHNMIKMDDHGNETRQAAGERSEHAPMSLDFSVFGMRPPNRPTINSADRSHLKKKLDLEFQLPEEEEEEEE, encoded by the exons ATGGCGGACATGGATCAGTTGTTGACCAAGAAAGTAGCCGATCGTTATCTGAAGCGCGAAGTTCTTGGTGAAGGTACATACGGTGTCGTTTACAAAGCCATCGATACTAAG ACTGGGCAAGTTGTTGCTATCAAGAAAATTCGTTTGGGGAAGCAGAAGGAAGGTGTCAATTTTACAGCTTTAAGGGAAATTAAGTTGCTCAAAGAGCTCAAGGATCCTAATATCATCGAGTTGATTGATGCATTCCCTCACAAGGGGAACTTGCACCTTGTGTTTGAGTTTATGGAGACAGATCTTGAAGCTGTTATTCGTGATAGAAATATTGTTCTTTCTCCAGCTGACATCAAGTCGTACATCCAGATGACACTGAAGGGGCTTTCTTTTTGCCATAAAAAATGGGTCCTGCAcag GGACATGAAACCGAACAACTTGCTGATCGGACCTGGTGGGCAACTTAAACTTGCAGATTTTGGGTTAGCTCGTATATTCGGGAGCCCTGATCGAAGGTTCACACATCAG GTTTTTGCTAGATGGTACAGAGCTCCTGAGCTTCTGTTTGGTGCCAAACAATATGGTCCGGGGGTGGATGTATGGGCTGCAGCATGTATATTTGCTGAGCTGCTTTTACGTCGACCTTTTCTGCAG GGAAACAGTGATATCGATCAACTGGGAAAGATCTTTGCAGCTTTTGGGACGCCAAAGCCATCACAATGGTCAGATATGGTCTATCTTCCAGATTATGTGGAATATCAGCATGTGCCTGGTCAACCAATGCGCACGTTGTTTCCCATGGCCAGTGATGATTGTTTGGACCTTTTAGGGAAAATGTTCATGTATGATCCTAAAGCGAGAATTTCAGCACAACAAGCTCTGGAGCATAG GTACTTTTCTTCCATACCTCCACCTACAGAACCTGCTTTGCTTCCAAGACCTCCACCAAAGAAGGAACCTGTCAATCCAAAGGTCTCAGACTTTAATCCTCTGGATGGACCAACAGTGTTGTCTCCTCCTAGAAAACAAAGAAGAGTCATGCCTCATCGTGAGGGCTTTGATGTCAATGCTCACAATATGATCAAGATGGATGACCATGGCAATGAGACAAGGCAGGCGGCTGGGGAGAGGAGTGAGCACGCTCCAATGTCTttggatttttcagtttttggcATGAGGCCGCCAAATAGACCAACTATTAACAG TGCTGACAGATCTCATCTAAAGAAGAAACTGGATCTTGAATTTCAACTacctgaagaagaagaagaagaagaagaataa
- the LOC131020147 gene encoding cyclin-dependent kinase D-1-like isoform X2 produces the protein MADMDQLLTKKVADRYLKREVLGEGTYGVVYKAIDTKTGQVVAIKKIRLGKQKEGVNFTALREIKLLKELKDPNIIELIDAFPHKGNLHLVFEFMETDLEAVIRDRNIVLSPADIKSYIQMTLKGLSFCHKKWVLHRDMKPNNLLIGPGGQLKLADFGLARIFGSPDRRFTHQVFARWYRAPELLFGAKQYGPGVDVWAAACIFAELLLRRPFLQGNSDIDQLGKIFAAFGTPKPSQWSDMVYLPDYVEYQHVPGQPMRTLFPMASDDCLDLLGKMFMYDPKARISAQQALEHRYFSSIPPPTEPALLPRPPPKKEPVNPKVSDFNPLDGPTVLSPPRKQRRVMPHREGFDVNAHNMIKMDDHGNETRQAAGERSEHAPMSLDFSVFGMRPPNRPTINRSS, from the exons ATGGCGGACATGGATCAGTTGTTGACCAAGAAAGTAGCCGATCGTTATCTGAAGCGCGAAGTTCTTGGTGAAGGTACATACGGTGTCGTTTACAAAGCCATCGATACTAAG ACTGGGCAAGTTGTTGCTATCAAGAAAATTCGTTTGGGGAAGCAGAAGGAAGGTGTCAATTTTACAGCTTTAAGGGAAATTAAGTTGCTCAAAGAGCTCAAGGATCCTAATATCATCGAGTTGATTGATGCATTCCCTCACAAGGGGAACTTGCACCTTGTGTTTGAGTTTATGGAGACAGATCTTGAAGCTGTTATTCGTGATAGAAATATTGTTCTTTCTCCAGCTGACATCAAGTCGTACATCCAGATGACACTGAAGGGGCTTTCTTTTTGCCATAAAAAATGGGTCCTGCAcag GGACATGAAACCGAACAACTTGCTGATCGGACCTGGTGGGCAACTTAAACTTGCAGATTTTGGGTTAGCTCGTATATTCGGGAGCCCTGATCGAAGGTTCACACATCAG GTTTTTGCTAGATGGTACAGAGCTCCTGAGCTTCTGTTTGGTGCCAAACAATATGGTCCGGGGGTGGATGTATGGGCTGCAGCATGTATATTTGCTGAGCTGCTTTTACGTCGACCTTTTCTGCAG GGAAACAGTGATATCGATCAACTGGGAAAGATCTTTGCAGCTTTTGGGACGCCAAAGCCATCACAATGGTCAGATATGGTCTATCTTCCAGATTATGTGGAATATCAGCATGTGCCTGGTCAACCAATGCGCACGTTGTTTCCCATGGCCAGTGATGATTGTTTGGACCTTTTAGGGAAAATGTTCATGTATGATCCTAAAGCGAGAATTTCAGCACAACAAGCTCTGGAGCATAG GTACTTTTCTTCCATACCTCCACCTACAGAACCTGCTTTGCTTCCAAGACCTCCACCAAAGAAGGAACCTGTCAATCCAAAGGTCTCAGACTTTAATCCTCTGGATGGACCAACAGTGTTGTCTCCTCCTAGAAAACAAAGAAGAGTCATGCCTCATCGTGAGGGCTTTGATGTCAATGCTCACAATATGATCAAGATGGATGACCATGGCAATGAGACAAGGCAGGCGGCTGGGGAGAGGAGTGAGCACGCTCCAATGTCTttggatttttcagtttttggcATGAGGCCGCCAAATAGACCAACTATTAACAG GAGCAGCTGA